The genomic stretch ACTTTGCATAAGACGTTGACGAAATGATTCTGAATTTCTAATGAAAAAATCTTCCTGACCATGTCGCGTAATTAAAAAACGCCGTACTTCAGCTTCTGCTAACTTTGAATCGACATCATCAGCAATTTTTACAGTAATTGCACGAACAATTGTTGTTCCAAGAAAACGGGTTTGCACAGCAGTATAAGGCAAATAAACCTGGAGTGTATTTGATACACCTGCTTCATTGTTCGAAGCCACCACACCAACAATACGCGCAGGCACCTTACCCACACGCACCACTTTCCCAACAGGACTTTCATGACTATGAGGAAAAAGAGAAGCAATGGCTTCCTTTTCAATCACCAAATCAACTGCTCGATCACGCACACTTTGTCGATTAAACAATTGTCCTTCAACAACGCTAAACCCGTGTGTTTGAAAAAATTGTTCTCCCACACCAACAATCACAGCATTGGCTTCAATACCACCATAATAAACTGTCGAACTCACTGAAATCTGAGGTGTTACACCATCAACATAAGGTAGTCCCGATAACGCTTGTGCATCATCTTCAACCAAACTTGTTATCTTGTCTGCTAGTGGATCAGAAAAACTCTTACCCGGTAAAATTGTTAATATATTTGTGCCCAAACTCTTAAAATTTTCAAGAATTTTCTTTTGAGTCCCATTACCCAAAGACACCATCGCAATAACTGACGCAATGCCGATAATCACCCCAAGCATTGTTAAAAAAGTTCGCATCCGGTGTGCATTCATAGCAAACAAAGCCATAGTAAATGCCTCATAGAAACGATCCATAAAAGAACGAAAAACTCCAAGTTGTTGATGATCTTTTAGACCTTGTCCCCCATGAAGAGGCTCAATATCACTTCTTACCTTTTTAACTTGTGATACATTATCAGAAATAATTTCCCCATCACTAATCTCAACAATGCGCTGTGCTCTTTGAGCTACATCCATATCATGAGTCACAATAACAATGGTGCGCCCTTCTTGATGAAGCTCGTCTAAAATACGCAAAACTTCTTGGCCACTATGTTTATCTAGTGCACCTGTTGGTTCATCTGCAAGAATAACATCAGCATCATTCATTAAAGCACGAGCAATCGACACACGTTGTTGTTGACCCCCTGAAAGCTGATTAGGGAGATGATTCATGCGCTCACCCATCCCTAAACGTGTTAAAAGACTTTGTGCACGCTTTCTTCGTATCGCCGATGCACACCGTGCATAAATGGCTGGCATTTCAACATTCCCAAGAGCTGTTAATTCATGCAACAAATGATAACGCTGAAAAATAAATCCAAAATGATTGCGCCGTAAAGCTGACAAGTCATCAGCTGAAAGTGAAGCGATCTCTTTTCCTGAAACCCAATAACGTCCCCCACTTGGTCGATCAAGGCAACCTAAAATATTCATCAACGTGGATTTTCCTGAACCAGAAGCCCCTACAATAGCTACCATTTCACCACGTTTAATGATTAAATTAATATTTTTTAAAATAGGAACCAGCGTTTCGCCTGCACGAAATTCGCGCGTGATATTTTCCAAGACAAGGACAGCATCTGTCTGCTTTGTTTCCATGTTTTAGATCTCGTCTTCGTTTTGCCAATCGATATCTTCTAATCTCAGTCTATCATTTGAACCAGTAATCACTACATCACCTTCATTTAATCCTGAAACAACCTCAGCCATTACCTTATTATTGAGCCCAATAGTCACTTGTTTTGCAACTACCTTATTTTTACCAACCAAAAGCCAAACCCACGCTTTATGTTCTTTTGTCTCATCATGTAAGGCATCACTTGGCACCAACAATACATTGCGCGAACGACCTAAGATAATATGAACTTGAGCTGTCATATAAGTGCGTAAAAAATTGTCTTTATTGTCCACATGCACAAGCCCATTATAATAAATAGCTGATGATGCTAAAGCACTACTCCCTCCAGACATCTCAGGATGAATACTAATATCATTACGAATAGCTTCAGGTGCAGGCTCTACCGTCTCTAATATCCCATTATAACGGCGCTGTGAATCACCAAAAATCGTGAAATAAAGTGCTTGTCCAGCGTGAACCTTCAAAATATCAGCTTCTGAAATTTGTGCTTTCACTGTCATTTTTGACAAATCCCCTAAAATAACAATTGTTGGCACGGATTGAACTGCATTAACATTTTGTCCTTCTTCAACAACTGTTGCTAAAACTGTGCCTGACGAAGGCGCCGTTATCCGTGTATAGCTTAAATTAACCTCTGCACTCTTAACATCAATTTGTGCTTGCACAATTTGCTCTCGAAGCTGAGCAATCTGGGCTTCACGTATTTTTACTTGTATTGCCGCTTCATCAAAGTTAGCACGTGAAATCGCATGTGCTTTGATCATCTCTTTTTGACGTGCTAAATTTTTTTGTGCTAAAGTAAGGTGGGCTTCTTGTTCGACTAAACTGGCATAATAATGAGATAGAACAGCTTTTTTCCTTTTCAGATCATTTTTCTGATCTGTAGGATCAATCTCTGCCAATAAATCTCCTTCTTTCACAATACTTCCAGGCGAAACATGCACCGCAATAACGCGCCCTGTCGCGCGTGCACCAACAGCAACAAGCCGATAAGGACGTACAATACCAGAAGCTAAAACACTTTCTTCAATATCACCACGTTTCACCACCGCTGTGATGTAAGCTTGTGTGGAATTTCCAAAAAAAAGAGTACGAATACCCCCTAAAAATACGAC from Bartonella sp. WD16.2 encodes the following:
- a CDS encoding MacB family efflux pump subunit codes for the protein METKQTDAVLVLENITREFRAGETLVPILKNINLIIKRGEMVAIVGASGSGKSTLMNILGCLDRPSGGRYWVSGKEIASLSADDLSALRRNHFGFIFQRYHLLHELTALGNVEMPAIYARCASAIRRKRAQSLLTRLGMGERMNHLPNQLSGGQQQRVSIARALMNDADVILADEPTGALDKHSGQEVLRILDELHQEGRTIVIVTHDMDVAQRAQRIVEISDGEIISDNVSQVKKVRSDIEPLHGGQGLKDHQQLGVFRSFMDRFYEAFTMALFAMNAHRMRTFLTMLGVIIGIASVIAMVSLGNGTQKKILENFKSLGTNILTILPGKSFSDPLADKITSLVEDDAQALSGLPYVDGVTPQISVSSTVYYGGIEANAVIVGVGEQFFQTHGFSVVEGQLFNRQSVRDRAVDLVIEKEAIASLFPHSHESPVGKVVRVGKVPARIVGVVASNNEAGVSNTLQVYLPYTAVQTRFLGTTIVRAITVKIADDVDSKLAEAEVRRFLITRHGQEDFFIRNSESFRQRLMQSTQILTLLVTSIAAISLIVGGIGVMNIMLVTVSERISEIGVRMAVGARQSDILQQFLIEAVLMCAIGGSFGILLGLSVGSLFSLLSLPIQLVYTINSIVIAFVFSAFIGVCFGFFPARKASQLDPVIALARD
- a CDS encoding efflux RND transporter periplasmic adaptor subunit, producing MMKYSLKRKKLILCIVAFLVVFLGGIRTLFFGNSTQAYITAVVKRGDIEESVLASGIVRPYRLVAVGARATGRVIAVHVSPGSIVKEGDLLAEIDPTDQKNDLKRKKAVLSHYYASLVEQEAHLTLAQKNLARQKEMIKAHAISRANFDEAAIQVKIREAQIAQLREQIVQAQIDVKSAEVNLSYTRITAPSSGTVLATVVEEGQNVNAVQSVPTIVILGDLSKMTVKAQISEADILKVHAGQALYFTIFGDSQRRYNGILETVEPAPEAIRNDISIHPEMSGGSSALASSAIYYNGLVHVDNKDNFLRTYMTAQVHIILGRSRNVLLVPSDALHDETKEHKAWVWLLVGKNKVVAKQVTIGLNNKVMAEVVSGLNEGDVVITGSNDRLRLEDIDWQNEDEI